A single window of uncultured Pseudodesulfovibrio sp. DNA harbors:
- a CDS encoding ABC transporter ATP-binding protein, producing the protein MTTPLIEVENLYVKYGNIEALHGIDFTVGEGEIVTLIGANGAGKSTTLMSIAQLPPPEAPKIIKGDIKFKGESILGMAPDKIVSDLHLALVPEGRHIFGNLTVEENLKLATYARKDSQADIDRDYKRVYSLFSRLDERKKQRSESLSGGEQQMLAVGRALMSGCKIIMLDEPSMGLAPLLMYDMFRTLKELNKEGMTILLIEQNANLALKFAHRGYVIDTGEIVAQGPCDQLREDPEVKKAYLGG; encoded by the coding sequence ATGACAACTCCACTTATCGAGGTCGAAAACCTCTACGTTAAATACGGCAACATCGAAGCCCTTCACGGTATCGACTTCACTGTGGGCGAAGGCGAAATAGTTACCCTCATCGGTGCCAATGGCGCAGGTAAGTCAACAACCCTCATGTCCATTGCACAACTGCCGCCGCCAGAAGCTCCCAAGATCATCAAAGGCGACATCAAATTCAAAGGCGAATCCATTCTGGGCATGGCCCCGGACAAAATCGTCAGTGACCTGCACCTTGCTCTGGTCCCGGAAGGTCGTCATATCTTCGGCAATCTGACCGTTGAAGAGAACCTCAAGCTGGCAACCTATGCCCGCAAGGATTCACAAGCCGATATTGATCGGGATTATAAACGCGTCTACTCGCTCTTCTCTCGTCTGGACGAACGTAAAAAGCAACGTTCCGAATCCCTTTCCGGTGGTGAACAACAGATGTTAGCCGTGGGCCGCGCTCTTATGTCAGGTTGTAAAATCATTATGCTTGATGAACCATCCATGGGACTCGCCCCGCTGCTTATGTATGACATGTTCCGCACCCTGAAAGAACTGAACAAGGAAGGAATGACTATCCTGTTGATCGAACAGAATGCCAACCTTGCTCTCAAATTCGCTCACCGCGGCTACGTCATCGATACTGGTGAGATAGTCGCACAAGGGCCTTGCGATCAACTCAGGGAGGACCCTGAAGTCAAGAAAGCCTATCTCGGCGGCTAA